The genome window CGCCAGCGGATCTGACCGCTGGTGTTCTCCACTGGCTCGCGGGCTTCGGCCACATAAACAATGAGTAGGCGCAAGCCCTCCACGTGAGTGGCCACGATGTCCGGGGCGATGGATATGGCGGAATAGACGCGCTGGCGCAGCCAATCAATATCCAATTCCGTGCCGATGATCCGCCCGGAATGATCCTCCACGCCATAGATGAGCGCCCCGCCGCCGGGGGAGTTGGCCATGCAGGCCACCTCATCGGCTAACTTCGTGGCGGCCGTTTGATTGGTGGGCTCACCCGGTTCGATGGTGCCGCCCCGGCTGCGCCGCCCGGCCTCCTCCTTGAAGTCCACCTGCTGGGTTTCCGCCGTGTGGGTGAGTTTTCCATGAGCGGAGGTGGCGAGAACGGCGGCCACTTGCTCTTCGAGGTGGTGGCGCAGGGAGGCCGGTCGGGAGAGATGCATAGGTGCAGCGTAGCAGTGGATTGTGAGATTAGGTACCCCCTTAATCTCACATCAAACCGTCGCGCGTCGATTTCGTGTGAGATTAAGGAGCTACGCGCCGAGGAAGCGGCGCACGAGGCGTCGATAAGCGTGGACGGTGAGGCGCAGGTCCTCCAGGTGAATGTGCTCGTCGTGGGAGTGCAGTTGCTTATTGGCCTCCGCTAGGGTGCGCTCGCGGGCATGGAGGGCAAAGCCGTAGCCCACGCCGCCGAGGCGTCGGGCAAAGCGCAGGTCAGAGCCCCCGGTGGCGAGCACCGGCACCACGGCGGCCTCGGGGAAGTCCTCGCGCACGGTATCCACCAGGGCCTCCCACAGCGGCCCCTCGGCGGGGGACTGGGTGGCGGGCTCGGTGATGAGGTGCTCGATGCGCACCTGCTCGGCGAGGTCGCCCAGGGCGGCGCGCAGCAGGGAGTCGATCTCCTCCTGCGTGGTGCCGGGGAGGGGGCGAATGTCCATGTCCAGCCAGGCGTGCGAGGGCAGGACGTTGATCGCCCCGCCCGCGCGCAGTACCGTCTGGGCCAGCGTGACGTGGGAAAATGCCTGGGCATAGGCGGCTAGATCGCCAAAAACCTCGTAATCGCCGGCACCCGCCAGCAGGGCCTGCTCGGTGGCGGGGTCGAAGCGGAACGCCCGCACGAAGCCCTGCCACAGGGCATTATCCGTGATCGGCGGCTGCGCGGCGGCGATGCGGCGCGCCACCTCCCCGATCCGCACGATCGCGGAATCCTTGCCGTGCGGAGTGGAACCGTGGCCGGCGTCGCCCGTGACGTGCAGCCGCCGCTGCGCCGCGCCCTTCTCCCCGACGTTAATCACCACGGCGTCCGAGCCGTCGCGCACCGGTAGGTGCGAGCCGCCCGTCTCCGAGAGGCAATTGCGCCAACTAAAGGCCTCCGGCATGTGCTCCGCGATCCAGCCCGCGCCCAGGCCACCGCGCGCCTCCTCATCGGCCAGGGCCACAAAGGTGAGGGTGCCCCGTGGGCGGCCGGTGCGCGCCACCTCGCGGGTTACCGCCGCCATCGTGGCGGTGATAAACAGCATGTCCATCGCGCCGCGCCCGTATAACTTGCCGTCCCGGATCTCCGCGCCGAAGGGCTCGGCGCTCCACTGGGCCTCGTCCACCGGCACCACGTCGATGTGGCCGAGCAGGGTCAGCGGTTCCGCCTCCGGCTCGCTGCCCTCCACGCTAAAGGCTATCGACGCCCTCCCAGGCCGAGGTTCGAAGCGCCGGGCGGTTACGCCGAAACCGGCAAAGAAGCGCTCCAGTGTTTCCACGTTGCGCACCTCCTGGCCGGAATCCGGGGTGAGGTCATTGACGCAGGCGTTGCGGATCAACTCCTGGAGCAGGGCGAGGGTGTCATCGTAGAGGGACATGGGCTCCATTATGGGGGTTGCCGCCGTGCGGCGAGTGGTTTTATTGGGTGTATTCGCGGATCTTGTCCACGGCGTACTGCTGAGCGTCCCGTTCCAACTCCTCCTGTTCCTCCGGGCTCATGGTGGTGGTGTTGGCGTTCTTGAGGCGTTCGTGCAACTCGTATTCGTGCCGTTCCTCCGGGCTGAGCGTGGAGGGATCCCAGCCATAACCGTTGCCGCCGTCGCCGCCATTCATGCCGTCGCCGCCGCTGCCGGGGCTCTGGCCGGGTTCGGTGGCATCGGCACCGTCCTGTCCGTTCTGATACGGCTCGGTGGCGTCGGCGCCATCGGGGGCGGGGGTTATGGCGGTGGCGGAGGCGCTTTCCGACGGCGCCGGGGCAACGGCGGGATCTGTGCCGCACCCCGTGAGGCAGATCCCCGCGACGATCGCGGTGGCGAGAGCAAAGGTACCGTTCTTCATTCCTCCTGTGTACCGTTTCCCGCCGGTGTGGGTGGGCGAGGAGCCAGTCCTACCTCACGTCCCCGAACTTCCGCACCACCCAGCCGCGCAGCATGATCAGGAGCACGCCCAGGCCAATCGCTATGCCCGCGGCGGTGAGGAAGAAGGCGCGTTCGGCGGCGGGGCCGGCGTCGATAGCCGCCTCGTAGCGCGTGCCCAGCACTCCGGCGAGGGAGGTGCCCATGGAGAGGGCCATCAGCCACACGGCGAACATGCG of Corynebacterium sp. 21KM1197 contains these proteins:
- a CDS encoding M20/M25/M40 family metallo-hydrolase, with the protein product MSLYDDTLALLQELIRNACVNDLTPDSGQEVRNVETLERFFAGFGVTARRFEPRPGRASIAFSVEGSEPEAEPLTLLGHIDVVPVDEAQWSAEPFGAEIRDGKLYGRGAMDMLFITATMAAVTREVARTGRPRGTLTFVALADEEARGGLGAGWIAEHMPEAFSWRNCLSETGGSHLPVRDGSDAVVINVGEKGAAQRRLHVTGDAGHGSTPHGKDSAIVRIGEVARRIAAAQPPITDNALWQGFVRAFRFDPATEQALLAGAGDYEVFGDLAAYAQAFSHVTLAQTVLRAGGAINVLPSHAWLDMDIRPLPGTTQEEIDSLLRAALGDLAEQVRIEHLITEPATQSPAEGPLWEALVDTVREDFPEAAVVPVLATGGSDLRFARRLGGVGYGFALHARERTLAEANKQLHSHDEHIHLEDLRLTVHAYRRLVRRFLGA